In one window of Drosophila mauritiana strain mau12 chromosome X, ASM438214v1, whole genome shotgun sequence DNA:
- the LOC117147877 gene encoding inactive dipeptidyl peptidase 10 isoform X3, whose amino-acid sequence MQTNVQIDSKNLRSTDDNFRSRGHHITIEELVAISPERRNWRGIFIALLVIAAVFSLIIFSIFLLSPEDEGLRIRGRRMLPSDILGRSLQWKPFNGTWSNGRELIYRDPTGGLSILNMADLTTRILMTNSTFRQLNAESFLVAPDQKYVLLQSDSNAEGSRHHVYEVQTANTFPLGPTENIAEAPRLQHVVWAPANPPPPLGAPPPSGASGANGANGASGASTTTMAPLPSGSIILNSLAGAANGPASAGASGSSATNPNGKAGGYTLNQAIAFVHHNDIYYKPKVQGELVCRITQTGSGSGSLEGESTGVVFNGVPDWMYENVPELESRRSSMEFSPDGLFLAFLSYNDSEVNEYKYTWMGDDIKYPAVMSQRYPKTGSRNPNITVNVVNLSVIKYIFPTQIKLPSELSNGSYVGGLTWASSTDLSVTVTNREQTKATTVLCRAPHFHCQAVHTEVTINDGWVLPSERPIFSVRNQGHSRLGKLVQNAEEIQAESQNVNVTDGQTHTTHEISNGGYLLKRLPVRDGEHGHYRHVVFISSLDRRPVPLTMGRFEVTEIVGWDEPHEIVYFMAAPEKRPGERHLYKINLKLNVTESNRTYITSTSPTCLTCDNTESTYRLHRARISQRGDRWEDIVARLEPDDCLYDIPKNCLFNRVQFSQDYSYYVQECLGPEAPSVYLVETASNDKIYVLNAGDVLRHRLSQLAIPQSRTFSVEIRHGFHAQVRLFLPPGMREEEDVAFPLVLHVDASPGSQLVTERFHVDWNWYLASQRSFIVAQIDGRGSGFQGELLRTQVHGKLGTVEVEDQLGVLTYLRDNLKFIDPLRICAFGWGYGGYASSMMLIDDSQQVLQCAVAINPIVNFGFHYSFFTERYIPLKGDYLRALQEADLTMKAGNIKGRNLMLMHGTADTLVHQEHTLMLVRALVEQQVKFRHQVYPDEDHAIARSLSHVYKTMEWYFDECFGPVDDNEWDPTGLFVFKQ is encoded by the exons GAACTGGTGGCCATTTCTCCGGAGCGCCGCAACTGGCGTGGCATCTTCATCGCCCTGCTGGTCATCGCTGCCGTTTTTAGCCTGATCATATTCTCGATCTTCCTGCTGTCGCCGGAGGATGAGGGTCTACGGATCCGTGGTCGCCGGATGCTGCCCAGCGACATCCTGGGCAGGAGCCTCCAGTGGAAGCCGTTCAACGGCACCTGGAGCAATG GTCGTGAGCTCATTTATCGCGATCCAACGGGCGGCCTGTCCATTCTCAATATGGCCGATCTTACCACACGCATCCTAATGACCAATTCAACATTC CGCCAATTGAATGCGGAATCATTTTTAGTCGCACCTGACCAAAAATACGTACTACTGCAGTCAGATTCAAATGCCGAGGGCTCCAG ACATCACGTATACGAGGTGCAGACGGCCAACACATTTCCGTTGGGTCCAACGGAGAACATAGCCGAGGCGCCACGCCTCCAGCACGTGGTGTGGGCGCCAGCGAATCCGCCGCCACCGCTCGGAGCACCACCACCCAGTGGTGCAAGTGGTGCAAATGGTGCAAATGGTGCCAGCGGCGCCAGCACCACGACAATGGCCCCTTTGCCCAGTGGCAGCATAATCCTAAACAGCCTGGCTGGGGCTGCCAATGGACCAGCATCAGCCGGAGCCTCCGGCTCCTCCGCAACAAATCCGAATGGCAAGGCCGGCGGTTACACTTTGAACCAGGCCATCGCCTTTGTCCACCACAACGACATCTACTACAAGCCGAAGGTGCAGGGCGAACTTGTGTGCCGGATAACGCAGACGGGTTCGGGTTCGGGTTCGCTGGAAGGCGAATCCACAGGGGTGGTGTTCAACGGGGTGCCCGATTGGATGTACGAGAATGTGCCGGAGCTGGAGAGCCGCCGGAGCAGCATGGAGTTCTCGCCGGACGGACTCTTTTTGGCCTTCCTCAGCTACAATGACAGCGAGGTCAACGAGTACAA ATACACTTGGATGGGTGATGATATCAAATACCCGGCGGTGATGAGCCAACGCTATCCCAAGACGGGTTCCCGCAATCCGAATATCACGGTCAACGTGGTGAATCTCTCGGTGATCAAGTACATCTTTCCCACGCAGATCAAGCTGCCGAGTGAGCTCTCCAATGGTAGCTACGTGGGCGGCTTGACCTGGGCCTCGTCCACTGACCTGTCGGTGACGGTGACCAACCGCGAGCAGACCAAGGCCACCACGGTGCTGTGCAGAGCTCCACACTTCCATTGCCAGGCGGTGCACACGGAGGTGACCATCAACGATGGCTGGGTTCTGCCATCGGAACGGCCCATCTTCTCGGTGCGCAACCAGGGCCACAGTCGGCTGGGAAAGCTGGTCCAGAATGCGGAGGAGATCCAGGCGGAGAGTCAGAATGTGAATGTGACGGATGGCCAAACGCACACGACACATGAGATCAGCAATGGTGGCTATCTGCTGAAGCGTCTGCCGGTTCGAGATGGCGAACACGGTCACTACCGCCACGTGGTCTTCATATCCTCGCTGGACCGACGCCCCGTGCCGCTGACCATGGGTCGGTTCGAGGTCACCGAGATCGTCGGTTGGGATGAGCCGCATGAGATCGTCTATTTCATGGCTGCGCCGGAGAAGAGACCTGGCGAACGGCATTTGTACAAGATTAACCTGAAGCTCAATGTCACCGAATCGAATCGGACGTACATCACATCCACATCGCCCACCTGTCTCACCTGCGACAACACGGAGTCCACGTACCGGCTCCACCGGGCCAGAATCTCGCAGCGAGGCGATCGATGGGAGGATATTGTGGCTCGCCTGGAGCCCGACGATTGCCTCTACGATATACCCAAGAATTGCCTGTTCAATCGGGTGCAGTTCAGCCAGGACTACAGCTACTATGTGCAGGAGTGTCTGGGTCCGGAGGCACCCAGTGTCTACCTGGTGGAGACGGCCAGCAATGACAAGATTTATGTGCTGAACGCCGGCGATGTCCTGCGCCACCGACTCTCCCAACTCGCCATTCCGCAATCACGCACCTTCAGCGTGGAGATCCGGCACGGATTCCACGCCCAGGTGCGTCTCTTCCTGCCACCCGGAATgcgcgaggaggaggacgTGGCCTTTCCACTGGTGCTCCACGT CGATGCCTCGCCGGGATCACAGTTGGTAACAGAGCGCTTCCACGTGGACTGGAACTGGTATTTGGCCAGCCAGAGGAGTTTTATTGTGGCCCAGATCGACGGGCGTGGCAGTGGCTTCCAGGGCGAATTGCTCCGCACCCAGGTGCACGGAAAACTGGGCACCGTCGAGGTGGAGGATCAACTAGGAGTCCTAAC GTACCTGCGGGACAACCTGAAGTTCATCGATCCGCTGAGGATTTGCGCCTTTGGCTGGGGCTACGGTGGCTACGCCTCCTCCATGATGCTCATCGACGACTCGCAGCAGGTGCTCCAGTGCGCGGTGGCGATCAATCCCATTGTCAACTTTGGATTCCACT ATTCCTTCTTCACGGAGCGCTACATCCCGCTGAAGGGCGACTATTTGCGTGCCCTCCAGGAGGCGGATCTCACGATGAAGGCGGGCAACATCAAGGGCCGCAACCTGATGCTAATGCACGGCACGGCGGACACGCTGGTCCACCAGGAGCACACGCTGATGTTGGTGCGGGCGCTCGTGGAGCAGCAGGTGAAGTTCCGGCACCAGGTGTATCCCGACGAGGATCACGCCATCGCCAGGTCGCTGAGCCACGTCTACAAGACGATGGAGTGGTACTTCGATGAGTGCTTCGGCCCCGTCGACGACAACGAGTGGGACCCCACGGGTCTGTTCGTGTTCAAGCAATAA
- the LOC117147877 gene encoding inactive dipeptidyl peptidase 10 isoform X2, with amino-acid sequence MSVDLSGQQEPTISVITTVPVAQNGGEMDALLLGRIGELVAISPERRNWRGIFIALLVIAAVFSLIIFSIFLLSPEDEGLRIRGRRMLPSDILGRSLQWKPFNGTWSNGRELIYRDPTGGLSILNMADLTTRILMTNSTFRQLNAESFLVAPDQKYVLLQSDSNAEGSRHHVYEVQTANTFPLGPTENIAEAPRLQHVVWAPANPPPPLGAPPPSGASGANGANGASGASTTTMAPLPSGSIILNSLAGAANGPASAGASGSSATNPNGKAGGYTLNQAIAFVHHNDIYYKPKVQGELVCRITQTGSGSGSLEGESTGVVFNGVPDWMYENVPELESRRSSMEFSPDGLFLAFLSYNDSEVNEYKYTWMGDDIKYPAVMSQRYPKTGSRNPNITVNVVNLSVIKYIFPTQIKLPSELSNGSYVGGLTWASSTDLSVTVTNREQTKATTVLCRAPHFHCQAVHTEVTINDGWVLPSERPIFSVRNQGHSRLGKLVQNAEEIQAESQNVNVTDGQTHTTHEISNGGYLLKRLPVRDGEHGHYRHVVFISSLDRRPVPLTMGRFEVTEIVGWDEPHEIVYFMAAPEKRPGERHLYKINLKLNVTESNRTYITSTSPTCLTCDNTESTYRLHRARISQRGDRWEDIVARLEPDDCLYDIPKNCLFNRVQFSQDYSYYVQECLGPEAPSVYLVETASNDKIYVLNAGDVLRHRLSQLAIPQSRTFSVEIRHGFHAQVRLFLPPGMREEEDVAFPLVLHVDASPGSQLVTERFHVDWNWYLASQRSFIVAQIDGRGSGFQGELLRTQVHGKLGTVEVEDQLGVLTYLRDNLKFIDPLRICAFGWGYGGYASSMMLIDDSQQVLQCAVAINPIVNFGFHYSFFTERYIPLKGDYLRALQEADLTMKAGNIKGRNLMLMHGTADTLVHQEHTLMLVRALVEQQVKFRHQVYPDEDHAIARSLSHVYKTMEWYFDECFGPVDDNEWDPTGLFVFKQ; translated from the exons GAACTGGTGGCCATTTCTCCGGAGCGCCGCAACTGGCGTGGCATCTTCATCGCCCTGCTGGTCATCGCTGCCGTTTTTAGCCTGATCATATTCTCGATCTTCCTGCTGTCGCCGGAGGATGAGGGTCTACGGATCCGTGGTCGCCGGATGCTGCCCAGCGACATCCTGGGCAGGAGCCTCCAGTGGAAGCCGTTCAACGGCACCTGGAGCAATG GTCGTGAGCTCATTTATCGCGATCCAACGGGCGGCCTGTCCATTCTCAATATGGCCGATCTTACCACACGCATCCTAATGACCAATTCAACATTC CGCCAATTGAATGCGGAATCATTTTTAGTCGCACCTGACCAAAAATACGTACTACTGCAGTCAGATTCAAATGCCGAGGGCTCCAG ACATCACGTATACGAGGTGCAGACGGCCAACACATTTCCGTTGGGTCCAACGGAGAACATAGCCGAGGCGCCACGCCTCCAGCACGTGGTGTGGGCGCCAGCGAATCCGCCGCCACCGCTCGGAGCACCACCACCCAGTGGTGCAAGTGGTGCAAATGGTGCAAATGGTGCCAGCGGCGCCAGCACCACGACAATGGCCCCTTTGCCCAGTGGCAGCATAATCCTAAACAGCCTGGCTGGGGCTGCCAATGGACCAGCATCAGCCGGAGCCTCCGGCTCCTCCGCAACAAATCCGAATGGCAAGGCCGGCGGTTACACTTTGAACCAGGCCATCGCCTTTGTCCACCACAACGACATCTACTACAAGCCGAAGGTGCAGGGCGAACTTGTGTGCCGGATAACGCAGACGGGTTCGGGTTCGGGTTCGCTGGAAGGCGAATCCACAGGGGTGGTGTTCAACGGGGTGCCCGATTGGATGTACGAGAATGTGCCGGAGCTGGAGAGCCGCCGGAGCAGCATGGAGTTCTCGCCGGACGGACTCTTTTTGGCCTTCCTCAGCTACAATGACAGCGAGGTCAACGAGTACAA ATACACTTGGATGGGTGATGATATCAAATACCCGGCGGTGATGAGCCAACGCTATCCCAAGACGGGTTCCCGCAATCCGAATATCACGGTCAACGTGGTGAATCTCTCGGTGATCAAGTACATCTTTCCCACGCAGATCAAGCTGCCGAGTGAGCTCTCCAATGGTAGCTACGTGGGCGGCTTGACCTGGGCCTCGTCCACTGACCTGTCGGTGACGGTGACCAACCGCGAGCAGACCAAGGCCACCACGGTGCTGTGCAGAGCTCCACACTTCCATTGCCAGGCGGTGCACACGGAGGTGACCATCAACGATGGCTGGGTTCTGCCATCGGAACGGCCCATCTTCTCGGTGCGCAACCAGGGCCACAGTCGGCTGGGAAAGCTGGTCCAGAATGCGGAGGAGATCCAGGCGGAGAGTCAGAATGTGAATGTGACGGATGGCCAAACGCACACGACACATGAGATCAGCAATGGTGGCTATCTGCTGAAGCGTCTGCCGGTTCGAGATGGCGAACACGGTCACTACCGCCACGTGGTCTTCATATCCTCGCTGGACCGACGCCCCGTGCCGCTGACCATGGGTCGGTTCGAGGTCACCGAGATCGTCGGTTGGGATGAGCCGCATGAGATCGTCTATTTCATGGCTGCGCCGGAGAAGAGACCTGGCGAACGGCATTTGTACAAGATTAACCTGAAGCTCAATGTCACCGAATCGAATCGGACGTACATCACATCCACATCGCCCACCTGTCTCACCTGCGACAACACGGAGTCCACGTACCGGCTCCACCGGGCCAGAATCTCGCAGCGAGGCGATCGATGGGAGGATATTGTGGCTCGCCTGGAGCCCGACGATTGCCTCTACGATATACCCAAGAATTGCCTGTTCAATCGGGTGCAGTTCAGCCAGGACTACAGCTACTATGTGCAGGAGTGTCTGGGTCCGGAGGCACCCAGTGTCTACCTGGTGGAGACGGCCAGCAATGACAAGATTTATGTGCTGAACGCCGGCGATGTCCTGCGCCACCGACTCTCCCAACTCGCCATTCCGCAATCACGCACCTTCAGCGTGGAGATCCGGCACGGATTCCACGCCCAGGTGCGTCTCTTCCTGCCACCCGGAATgcgcgaggaggaggacgTGGCCTTTCCACTGGTGCTCCACGT CGATGCCTCGCCGGGATCACAGTTGGTAACAGAGCGCTTCCACGTGGACTGGAACTGGTATTTGGCCAGCCAGAGGAGTTTTATTGTGGCCCAGATCGACGGGCGTGGCAGTGGCTTCCAGGGCGAATTGCTCCGCACCCAGGTGCACGGAAAACTGGGCACCGTCGAGGTGGAGGATCAACTAGGAGTCCTAAC GTACCTGCGGGACAACCTGAAGTTCATCGATCCGCTGAGGATTTGCGCCTTTGGCTGGGGCTACGGTGGCTACGCCTCCTCCATGATGCTCATCGACGACTCGCAGCAGGTGCTCCAGTGCGCGGTGGCGATCAATCCCATTGTCAACTTTGGATTCCACT ATTCCTTCTTCACGGAGCGCTACATCCCGCTGAAGGGCGACTATTTGCGTGCCCTCCAGGAGGCGGATCTCACGATGAAGGCGGGCAACATCAAGGGCCGCAACCTGATGCTAATGCACGGCACGGCGGACACGCTGGTCCACCAGGAGCACACGCTGATGTTGGTGCGGGCGCTCGTGGAGCAGCAGGTGAAGTTCCGGCACCAGGTGTATCCCGACGAGGATCACGCCATCGCCAGGTCGCTGAGCCACGTCTACAAGACGATGGAGTGGTACTTCGATGAGTGCTTCGGCCCCGTCGACGACAACGAGTGGGACCCCACGGGTCTGTTCGTGTTCAAGCAATAA
- the LOC117147877 gene encoding inactive dipeptidyl peptidase 10 isoform X1: MVEIQKPHSALKRPSLKRETVVVNNSAPTIKKVTLVPKDEELVAISPERRNWRGIFIALLVIAAVFSLIIFSIFLLSPEDEGLRIRGRRMLPSDILGRSLQWKPFNGTWSNGRELIYRDPTGGLSILNMADLTTRILMTNSTFRQLNAESFLVAPDQKYVLLQSDSNAEGSRHHVYEVQTANTFPLGPTENIAEAPRLQHVVWAPANPPPPLGAPPPSGASGANGANGASGASTTTMAPLPSGSIILNSLAGAANGPASAGASGSSATNPNGKAGGYTLNQAIAFVHHNDIYYKPKVQGELVCRITQTGSGSGSLEGESTGVVFNGVPDWMYENVPELESRRSSMEFSPDGLFLAFLSYNDSEVNEYKYTWMGDDIKYPAVMSQRYPKTGSRNPNITVNVVNLSVIKYIFPTQIKLPSELSNGSYVGGLTWASSTDLSVTVTNREQTKATTVLCRAPHFHCQAVHTEVTINDGWVLPSERPIFSVRNQGHSRLGKLVQNAEEIQAESQNVNVTDGQTHTTHEISNGGYLLKRLPVRDGEHGHYRHVVFISSLDRRPVPLTMGRFEVTEIVGWDEPHEIVYFMAAPEKRPGERHLYKINLKLNVTESNRTYITSTSPTCLTCDNTESTYRLHRARISQRGDRWEDIVARLEPDDCLYDIPKNCLFNRVQFSQDYSYYVQECLGPEAPSVYLVETASNDKIYVLNAGDVLRHRLSQLAIPQSRTFSVEIRHGFHAQVRLFLPPGMREEEDVAFPLVLHVDASPGSQLVTERFHVDWNWYLASQRSFIVAQIDGRGSGFQGELLRTQVHGKLGTVEVEDQLGVLTYLRDNLKFIDPLRICAFGWGYGGYASSMMLIDDSQQVLQCAVAINPIVNFGFHYSFFTERYIPLKGDYLRALQEADLTMKAGNIKGRNLMLMHGTADTLVHQEHTLMLVRALVEQQVKFRHQVYPDEDHAIARSLSHVYKTMEWYFDECFGPVDDNEWDPTGLFVFKQ; this comes from the exons ATGGTGGAGATACAAAAGCCGCACTCGGCCCTAAAACGACCATCGCTGAAACGGGAAACGGTCGTTGTTAACAACAGTGCGCCGACCATCAAAAAGGTGACTCTGGTGCCCAAGGACGAG GAACTGGTGGCCATTTCTCCGGAGCGCCGCAACTGGCGTGGCATCTTCATCGCCCTGCTGGTCATCGCTGCCGTTTTTAGCCTGATCATATTCTCGATCTTCCTGCTGTCGCCGGAGGATGAGGGTCTACGGATCCGTGGTCGCCGGATGCTGCCCAGCGACATCCTGGGCAGGAGCCTCCAGTGGAAGCCGTTCAACGGCACCTGGAGCAATG GTCGTGAGCTCATTTATCGCGATCCAACGGGCGGCCTGTCCATTCTCAATATGGCCGATCTTACCACACGCATCCTAATGACCAATTCAACATTC CGCCAATTGAATGCGGAATCATTTTTAGTCGCACCTGACCAAAAATACGTACTACTGCAGTCAGATTCAAATGCCGAGGGCTCCAG ACATCACGTATACGAGGTGCAGACGGCCAACACATTTCCGTTGGGTCCAACGGAGAACATAGCCGAGGCGCCACGCCTCCAGCACGTGGTGTGGGCGCCAGCGAATCCGCCGCCACCGCTCGGAGCACCACCACCCAGTGGTGCAAGTGGTGCAAATGGTGCAAATGGTGCCAGCGGCGCCAGCACCACGACAATGGCCCCTTTGCCCAGTGGCAGCATAATCCTAAACAGCCTGGCTGGGGCTGCCAATGGACCAGCATCAGCCGGAGCCTCCGGCTCCTCCGCAACAAATCCGAATGGCAAGGCCGGCGGTTACACTTTGAACCAGGCCATCGCCTTTGTCCACCACAACGACATCTACTACAAGCCGAAGGTGCAGGGCGAACTTGTGTGCCGGATAACGCAGACGGGTTCGGGTTCGGGTTCGCTGGAAGGCGAATCCACAGGGGTGGTGTTCAACGGGGTGCCCGATTGGATGTACGAGAATGTGCCGGAGCTGGAGAGCCGCCGGAGCAGCATGGAGTTCTCGCCGGACGGACTCTTTTTGGCCTTCCTCAGCTACAATGACAGCGAGGTCAACGAGTACAA ATACACTTGGATGGGTGATGATATCAAATACCCGGCGGTGATGAGCCAACGCTATCCCAAGACGGGTTCCCGCAATCCGAATATCACGGTCAACGTGGTGAATCTCTCGGTGATCAAGTACATCTTTCCCACGCAGATCAAGCTGCCGAGTGAGCTCTCCAATGGTAGCTACGTGGGCGGCTTGACCTGGGCCTCGTCCACTGACCTGTCGGTGACGGTGACCAACCGCGAGCAGACCAAGGCCACCACGGTGCTGTGCAGAGCTCCACACTTCCATTGCCAGGCGGTGCACACGGAGGTGACCATCAACGATGGCTGGGTTCTGCCATCGGAACGGCCCATCTTCTCGGTGCGCAACCAGGGCCACAGTCGGCTGGGAAAGCTGGTCCAGAATGCGGAGGAGATCCAGGCGGAGAGTCAGAATGTGAATGTGACGGATGGCCAAACGCACACGACACATGAGATCAGCAATGGTGGCTATCTGCTGAAGCGTCTGCCGGTTCGAGATGGCGAACACGGTCACTACCGCCACGTGGTCTTCATATCCTCGCTGGACCGACGCCCCGTGCCGCTGACCATGGGTCGGTTCGAGGTCACCGAGATCGTCGGTTGGGATGAGCCGCATGAGATCGTCTATTTCATGGCTGCGCCGGAGAAGAGACCTGGCGAACGGCATTTGTACAAGATTAACCTGAAGCTCAATGTCACCGAATCGAATCGGACGTACATCACATCCACATCGCCCACCTGTCTCACCTGCGACAACACGGAGTCCACGTACCGGCTCCACCGGGCCAGAATCTCGCAGCGAGGCGATCGATGGGAGGATATTGTGGCTCGCCTGGAGCCCGACGATTGCCTCTACGATATACCCAAGAATTGCCTGTTCAATCGGGTGCAGTTCAGCCAGGACTACAGCTACTATGTGCAGGAGTGTCTGGGTCCGGAGGCACCCAGTGTCTACCTGGTGGAGACGGCCAGCAATGACAAGATTTATGTGCTGAACGCCGGCGATGTCCTGCGCCACCGACTCTCCCAACTCGCCATTCCGCAATCACGCACCTTCAGCGTGGAGATCCGGCACGGATTCCACGCCCAGGTGCGTCTCTTCCTGCCACCCGGAATgcgcgaggaggaggacgTGGCCTTTCCACTGGTGCTCCACGT CGATGCCTCGCCGGGATCACAGTTGGTAACAGAGCGCTTCCACGTGGACTGGAACTGGTATTTGGCCAGCCAGAGGAGTTTTATTGTGGCCCAGATCGACGGGCGTGGCAGTGGCTTCCAGGGCGAATTGCTCCGCACCCAGGTGCACGGAAAACTGGGCACCGTCGAGGTGGAGGATCAACTAGGAGTCCTAAC GTACCTGCGGGACAACCTGAAGTTCATCGATCCGCTGAGGATTTGCGCCTTTGGCTGGGGCTACGGTGGCTACGCCTCCTCCATGATGCTCATCGACGACTCGCAGCAGGTGCTCCAGTGCGCGGTGGCGATCAATCCCATTGTCAACTTTGGATTCCACT ATTCCTTCTTCACGGAGCGCTACATCCCGCTGAAGGGCGACTATTTGCGTGCCCTCCAGGAGGCGGATCTCACGATGAAGGCGGGCAACATCAAGGGCCGCAACCTGATGCTAATGCACGGCACGGCGGACACGCTGGTCCACCAGGAGCACACGCTGATGTTGGTGCGGGCGCTCGTGGAGCAGCAGGTGAAGTTCCGGCACCAGGTGTATCCCGACGAGGATCACGCCATCGCCAGGTCGCTGAGCCACGTCTACAAGACGATGGAGTGGTACTTCGATGAGTGCTTCGGCCCCGTCGACGACAACGAGTGGGACCCCACGGGTCTGTTCGTGTTCAAGCAATAA